In one window of Hymenobacter nivis DNA:
- a CDS encoding DUF1348 family protein: MPDACPPLPPFTFETATQKARLAADAWSSCDPARVALAYTEASQWRNRSEFFTGRAAIQAFLARKWAQEHEYRLIKELWGFHEYRIAVRFQYEYRNTQNQWFRAYGNEQ, from the coding sequence ATGCCCGACGCCTGCCCGCCCCTGCCCCCGTTTACCTTCGAGACGGCCACCCAAAAAGCCCGCCTCGCCGCAGACGCCTGGAGCTCCTGCGACCCCGCCCGCGTAGCCCTGGCCTACACCGAAGCCAGCCAGTGGCGCAACCGCAGCGAGTTCTTCACGGGCCGCGCCGCCATCCAGGCCTTCCTCGCCCGCAAGTGGGCCCAGGAGCACGAATACCGCCTCATCAAGGAGCTTTGGGGCTTCCACGAGTACCGCATCGCCGTGCGCTTCCAATACGAGTACCGCAACACCCAAAACCAGTGGTTCCGCGCCTACGGCAACGAACAGTAG